From Rutidosis leptorrhynchoides isolate AG116_Rl617_1_P2 chromosome 3, CSIRO_AGI_Rlap_v1, whole genome shotgun sequence, a single genomic window includes:
- the LOC139896433 gene encoding asparagine--tRNA ligase, cytoplasmic 1-like, whose protein sequence is MAEDGLPQFNKLTISDTVEEAEFSQRVLIRSILSRPDGGAGLAGKSLRVGGWVKKGREQGKGTFAFLELNDGSCPANLQLIIYSDVAPLSQFTPTGTCLHVEGVLQMPPEDKQGKQSIELRVSKVLDVGPADPAKYPLPKTQLTLEFLRDYVHLRPRTNTISAIARIRNALAYATHTFFQKHGFLYVHTPIITTSDCEGAGEMFQVTTLINEAEKNEKELLKNPPPSQEDVDLAKNVVKEKGEIVAKLKADKAGKPAITAAVVELTKAKENLAKVVERFSMKPGIPKKDGKVDYSQDFFARQAFLTVSGQLQVETFACALSSVYTFGPTFRAENSHTSRHLAEFWMVEPEIAFADIEDDMKCAEAYVRFMCQWLLDNCLDDMEFMVQKFDKNAIKRLQMVASTNFVRLSYTEAITILEEVVAKGHKFENKVEWGIDLASEHEKYLTETKFESPVIVYNYPKGIKAFYMKLNPDKKTVAAMDVLVPKVGELIGGSQREENYEVIKERILEMGLPLEPYEWYLDLRRYGTVKHSGFGLGFERMILFATGIDNIRDVIPFPRFPGRADL, encoded by the exons ATGGCCGAAGACGGCCTGCCACAGTTCAACAAGTTAACAATCTCCGATACCGTCGAAGAAGCTGAATTCTCACAACGTGTTTTAATCCGATCAATTCTATCCCGTCCGGATGGCGGCGCCGGCCTCGCCGGAAAATCCTTAAGGGTCGGCGGTTGGGTGAAAAAAGGGCGAGAACAAGGCAAAGGCACCTTCGCTTTCCTTGAACTTAACGACGGATCATGTCCGGCGAATTTGCAATTGATTATTTACTCCGATGTAGCTCCGTTAAGTCAGTTCACTCCAACTGGCACGTGCTTGCACGTGGAAGGTGTGCTTCAAATGCCTCCTGAAGATAAACAGGGGAAACAGTCTATTGAACTTAGGGTTTCGAAGGTTCTAGATGTTGGTCCTGCGGATCCGGCTAAGTATCCGTTACCGAAAACTCAATTGACACTTGAATTCCTTAGGGATTATGTTCATCTTCGCCCTAGAACTAACACT ATTTCTGCAATTGCTCGCATACGTAATGCATTGGCATATGCGACTCACACGTTTTTCCAAAAGCATGGGTTTCTATATGTGCATACTCCAATTATTACAACTAGTGATTGTGAAGGTGCTGGAGAGATGTTTCAGGTGACGACACTAATAAACGAAGCTGAGAAAAACGAAAAGGAATTGCTTAAGAATCCTCCTCCATCACAAGAAGATGTGGATTTGGCTAAGAATGTAGTGAAGGAAAAGGGTGAGATAGTTGCAAAGTTGAAGGCTGATAAAGCGGGTAAACCTGCAATAACAGCTGCAGTTGTGGAACTTACTAAAGCTAAAGAGAATCTTGCAAAGGTTGTAGAGAGATTTAGTATGAAACCTGGTATCCCAAAGAAGGATGGGAAGGTTGATTATAGTCAAGATTTCTTTGCACGTCAGGCGTTTTTAACTGTTTCGGGTCAACTTCAAGTTGAGACGTTTGCTTGTGCTCTTAGTAGTGTTTACACTTTTGGGCCAACTTTTCGAGCCGAAAATTCTCATACGTCACGTCATCTTGCTGAATTCTGGATGGTTGAGCCTGAAATAGCGTTTGCTGATATTGAG GATGACATGAAGTGTGCTGAGGCGTATGTTAGGTTTATGTGCCAATGGTTACTTGACAACTGTCTAGATGATATGGAGTTCATGgttcaaaagtttgataaaaatgcTATTAAGCGGCTTCAAATGGTTGCTTCAACCAACTTTGTACGCCTTTCATACACAGAAGCAATAACCATACTCGAGGAAGTTGTTGCTAAAGGCCACAAGTTTGAAAATAAAGTAGAATGGGGAATTGATTTGGCATCTGAACATGAAAA ATATTTGACAGAGACGAAATTTGAGTCTCCTGTGATTGTATACAACTATCCTAAAGGGATCAAAGCATTTTACATGAAACTCAACCCAGACAAGAAAACAGTGGCTGCTATGGATGTTCTTGTGCCAAAG GTGGGTGAACTGATAGGTGGAAGTCAGCGAGAAGAGAATTATGAGGTCATCAAAGAAAG GATTCTTGAAATGGGATTGCCGCTTGAGCCATACGAGTGGTACCTGGACCTGCGTCGCTATGGCACTGTAAAGCATAGTGGGTTTGGTCTTGGATTCGAAAGGATGATTCTTTTTGCAACAGGGATTGATAATATTAGGGATGTTATCCCTTTTCCAAGGTTTCCAGGAAGAGCAGATCTTTAA